The following coding sequences lie in one Synechococcus sp. PCC 7336 genomic window:
- a CDS encoding potassium channel family protein: MFPFRWRERAEDKYLQLLFAFLFLFLAAPLILRIGFWGEFLLAYILLGTILQVIRTFNVGKRLFRTFLLLGATGVVSGTAIALAELQTPIETILQVVNDLSTIAFFLLVILLFVAKIFRDKTVTIDTLVGGISVYLTIGLMWATIYQLILIFDPLAFALPETQESARSGMFYFSYVTLTTLGYGDIAPVQPVSMLLAALEAIVGQIFPAIFIARLVGLYTAREASDRASSENRDPSE; encoded by the coding sequence GTGTTTCCCTTTCGCTGGCGTGAGCGCGCTGAAGATAAGTACCTGCAACTGCTGTTTGCTTTCTTGTTTTTATTTCTGGCTGCCCCACTGATATTGCGCATCGGCTTTTGGGGCGAGTTCCTGCTAGCTTACATCTTGCTTGGAACGATTTTGCAAGTCATCCGCACCTTCAACGTGGGCAAGCGCCTGTTTCGAACCTTTCTTCTGTTAGGCGCAACCGGGGTTGTCAGTGGAACCGCGATCGCTTTGGCTGAGCTGCAGACTCCCATCGAAACAATCTTACAAGTTGTCAACGATCTGAGCACAATCGCGTTTTTCCTGCTGGTCATTCTCCTATTCGTGGCAAAAATCTTTCGAGATAAGACCGTCACTATTGACACGCTAGTGGGAGGGATTTCGGTCTATCTCACGATTGGATTGATGTGGGCAACAATTTACCAACTCATCCTAATCTTTGACCCTTTGGCGTTTGCCTTGCCGGAAACGCAGGAGTCGGCGCGCAGCGGCATGTTTTATTTCAGCTACGTCACACTCACCACGTTGGGGTATGGAGATATTGCGCCCGTCCAGCCAGTTTCAATGCTGCTCGCCGCCCTGGAAGCGATCGTCGGTCAAATCTTTCCGGCTATATTTATTGCTCGTCTCGTCGGGCTCTACACAGCCCGCGAAGCCAGCGATCGCGCCAGTTCGGAAAATCGAGACCCTTCTGAGTGA
- a CDS encoding efflux RND transporter permease subunit — protein MILFVNAFIKRPVLTTVCSILIVLLGAVGLLFLPIQQLPEIAPPQITVDSLFIGADAQTVETTVTTPLEREINGVEGMRYISSQSNNDGTSQIVVTFEPSRDKDLATVDVQNKVSTAQSDLPSEVLQTGITVQAASTNILLAYAFYPETDQFDETFVSNYLDLFVLDEIRRIPGVGRADILGERKYAMRLWLDPNKMAGRGLAAQDVVAALQEQNIQVSAGQVGLPPSPQGQEFQISLRARGRLESQEEFENLVIATGEAGNLVKLRDVGRAELGAEDYQIAVDFNDRPAVFFAVYQLPGSNALAVAQAVKAKMEELSQAFPSGVQGTLAYDTTKFVEVSLAEVISNLVQAIVLVVLAIFVFLQDWRTTLIPAVAIPVALLGACAMLFAVGFSANTLTLFAFILATGLVVDDGIVVVEAVSVKISQGMRPRQAAMDAMKELTGAIVATSLVLMAVFIPVSLLPGSTGIVYRQFALTIVFAILFSTFNALTFSPTMSALLLQANQETNGSGLLGRLFDRFNRGFSWIIDRYRGLMGNLNRAKALVMVAFVGGLALMVWMYQIVPTGFIPEEDQGYVLVVGRAPEGVSLDYTRNLASQIYEVTQDFPEVATFSGLSGFGFDGRGSNQITGFITLKDWSERKQPQQSAFALLDRLNGRLSEITDGIVLAVNAPPVPGLSSTGGFEFQLQDRTGTLTSQEFLGVARDVIDVANDGNPNLSGVFTQYSANTPQFLVEVDRERAKALNVNVDDIFSTLQIYLGSAFVNQFTLGQRQYRVYVQAESEFRSDPADIDQLYVRSTTGSLVPLDNLVRREAIVGPQSINHYNLFRSIKLQGSPAAGKSSGQAIQAMEETFERATIPGVTFEWTTTALEEVRAGGLVVYVFLLGIIVVFLVLAAQYESYVDPIIILLTVPLAILGALVAVWLRANLLGTNITNDIYCQVGLVMLIALASKNTILIVDFANQEVAKGLSIPQAALRAGELRFRPILMTAFSTLVGFLPLLTASGAGSVSRWSLGTAVFGGMLVATVLSLFFAPILYIVIKQLAQSFSGGQPAPPSDRPKNGKGDITGWLRSLLPHSGDRELASTPPHASGNGASSQSFTADREDKSSV, from the coding sequence ATGATTTTGTTCGTTAACGCTTTTATCAAGCGTCCCGTGCTGACCACGGTCTGCTCGATCTTAATCGTGTTACTGGGTGCGGTCGGACTGCTGTTTTTGCCCATTCAACAACTGCCTGAAATTGCGCCACCCCAAATCACTGTCGATTCACTCTTTATTGGTGCTGATGCCCAAACGGTAGAAACTACCGTCACCACTCCGCTCGAACGCGAGATTAACGGCGTCGAAGGGATGCGCTATATTTCCTCGCAGAGTAACAACGACGGCACCAGCCAAATCGTCGTCACCTTCGAGCCTTCGCGGGATAAGGATTTAGCCACAGTAGACGTGCAAAATAAGGTTTCGACGGCCCAGTCCGACCTGCCGAGCGAAGTGTTGCAAACGGGAATTACCGTTCAGGCTGCGTCTACAAATATTCTCCTGGCCTATGCCTTCTATCCCGAAACCGACCAATTCGACGAGACATTTGTCAGTAACTACCTCGATCTATTTGTCTTAGATGAAATCCGTCGCATACCGGGTGTGGGTAGGGCTGATATTTTAGGCGAACGCAAGTACGCCATGCGGCTGTGGCTCGACCCCAATAAGATGGCTGGCCGGGGTCTGGCGGCGCAAGATGTCGTGGCGGCCCTACAAGAGCAAAACATTCAGGTGAGTGCGGGACAAGTGGGGTTGCCCCCCTCGCCTCAGGGTCAAGAGTTTCAAATTAGCTTGCGGGCGCGAGGGCGACTGGAATCGCAAGAGGAGTTCGAGAACCTCGTGATTGCCACAGGGGAGGCGGGCAATCTGGTTAAGCTAAGGGACGTGGGCCGAGCCGAACTCGGGGCAGAAGATTACCAAATCGCCGTAGACTTCAACGATCGCCCTGCCGTCTTTTTTGCCGTCTATCAATTACCGGGCAGTAACGCCCTGGCAGTGGCACAAGCCGTCAAAGCCAAGATGGAAGAATTATCTCAAGCTTTTCCTTCTGGGGTGCAAGGTACCCTGGCTTACGACACCACTAAATTTGTCGAGGTGTCTCTGGCGGAGGTGATTTCCAACCTGGTTCAGGCGATCGTGCTGGTCGTTCTGGCGATCTTTGTGTTTTTGCAAGATTGGCGGACGACGCTCATTCCGGCTGTGGCGATTCCGGTGGCTTTGCTGGGAGCCTGCGCCATGTTGTTCGCGGTGGGTTTCTCAGCCAACACGCTGACCCTGTTTGCCTTTATTTTGGCGACTGGCCTCGTGGTGGATGACGGCATTGTGGTGGTTGAAGCTGTCTCTGTCAAAATTTCCCAAGGGATGCGGCCGCGTCAAGCTGCGATGGACGCCATGAAAGAACTGACCGGGGCGATCGTCGCCACGTCTCTGGTGTTGATGGCTGTCTTTATCCCCGTCTCTCTCCTGCCCGGTTCTACTGGGATTGTTTACCGCCAATTTGCCCTCACTATTGTCTTCGCGATTCTCTTTTCCACCTTTAACGCCCTCACGTTTTCGCCCACCATGTCGGCGCTATTACTGCAGGCCAATCAAGAAACCAACGGTAGCGGACTGTTGGGTCGTTTGTTTGACAGGTTCAACCGAGGGTTTAGCTGGATTATCGATCGCTATCGGGGGCTAATGGGCAATTTGAACCGCGCCAAGGCACTCGTAATGGTTGCTTTTGTGGGCGGTTTGGCGCTGATGGTCTGGATGTACCAAATTGTGCCGACGGGCTTTATTCCCGAAGAAGATCAGGGGTATGTGCTTGTAGTCGGTCGCGCCCCAGAAGGAGTATCGCTAGACTACACCCGCAATCTGGCGAGCCAAATTTACGAGGTCACCCAAGATTTTCCCGAAGTTGCTACCTTTTCTGGGCTTAGCGGCTTTGGCTTTGACGGTCGCGGCTCCAATCAAATTACGGGATTTATCACGCTCAAAGACTGGAGCGAACGCAAACAACCCCAACAGTCTGCGTTCGCCTTGCTCGATCGCCTCAATGGCAGACTGTCAGAGATTACCGATGGCATTGTATTGGCGGTCAATGCGCCTCCAGTGCCGGGGTTGAGTAGCACGGGGGGCTTCGAATTCCAACTGCAGGATCGCACTGGCACCTTGACGTCACAGGAATTCCTCGGGGTTGCCCGAGATGTGATTGATGTGGCCAACGATGGCAATCCAAATTTGTCCGGTGTGTTTACGCAATATTCGGCCAATACTCCTCAGTTTTTGGTAGAAGTCGATCGCGAGCGTGCCAAAGCTTTGAATGTCAACGTCGACGATATTTTCTCGACGCTGCAAATCTATTTGGGATCGGCCTTTGTCAATCAATTTACCTTAGGTCAGCGCCAGTATCGGGTTTACGTTCAGGCAGAGTCTGAGTTTCGCTCCGATCCCGCCGATATCGACCAGCTCTACGTTCGTTCCACCACCGGATCGCTCGTTCCGCTCGACAATTTGGTGCGGAGAGAAGCGATTGTCGGTCCTCAATCCATCAACCACTACAACCTGTTTCGCTCCATCAAGCTGCAGGGCAGTCCCGCTGCCGGCAAGAGCTCCGGGCAGGCAATTCAGGCTATGGAGGAAACATTCGAGCGAGCCACCATCCCTGGCGTTACGTTTGAGTGGACGACGACGGCTTTAGAGGAAGTCAGAGCTGGAGGATTGGTGGTCTACGTCTTTCTGCTGGGCATTATCGTCGTCTTTTTGGTGCTGGCGGCCCAATACGAAAGCTACGTCGATCCAATCATTATTCTGCTGACAGTGCCCCTCGCAATACTGGGTGCTCTCGTGGCAGTTTGGCTGCGAGCCAACCTATTGGGTACCAATATCACCAATGACATTTACTGCCAGGTGGGTCTGGTGATGCTGATTGCCCTGGCCAGTAAAAATACAATTTTGATTGTGGACTTTGCCAACCAGGAAGTCGCCAAGGGACTGAGCATCCCCCAAGCGGCATTGCGAGCTGGCGAGCTGAGGTTCCGACCGATTTTGATGACGGCATTTTCTACCCTGGTGGGCTTTTTGCCGCTGCTGACCGCATCTGGGGCCGGGTCGGTGAGTCGCTGGTCGTTGGGAACGGCGGTATTCGGCGGCATGTTGGTGGCGACGGTGTTGAGTCTGTTCTTTGCCCCCATTCTCTATATTGTGATTAAACAGTTGGCCCAATCGTTCTCCGGCGGCCAACCCGCACCGCCGAGCGATCGCCCGAAGAATGGCAAGGGGGACATTACAGGCTGGCTGCGATCGCTCTTGCCCCACTCGGGCGATCGCGAACTCGCCTCCACCCCCCCCCACGCCTCTGGAAACGGAGCATCTAGCCAGTCATTCACTGCAGATAGAGAAGACAAATCCTCAGTCTAG
- a CDS encoding GUN4 domain-containing protein, with protein MSDTDLAALVAQLSDRVAKLEGKMAMVADVYRFGRLRDCLTAGDWKEADRETARVLLEIAGHDRDSLAPEDIATFPCGELLAIDQLWSIASGGRFGFSVQLATYRGVGGSLDSTREDDMDLLRQLGERLGWCVNGQWQGDTYDTWTFSLDAPSGCFPAAWWKSPYGAKMVNSFLARLMACSL; from the coding sequence GTGTCTGATACCGATCTAGCAGCACTGGTGGCCCAATTAAGCGATCGCGTTGCCAAGCTGGAAGGAAAAATGGCCATGGTGGCCGATGTCTACCGCTTCGGGCGGCTGCGCGATTGTCTGACCGCTGGCGACTGGAAGGAAGCCGATCGCGAAACGGCTCGGGTGTTATTAGAAATTGCCGGCCACGATCGAGACTCCCTCGCGCCTGAAGACATTGCAACATTTCCCTGTGGCGAATTGCTGGCGATCGACCAACTCTGGTCGATCGCCAGTGGTGGGCGGTTTGGATTTAGCGTCCAGCTTGCGACTTATCGCGGTGTGGGCGGCTCTCTCGATTCCACCCGCGAAGACGATATGGACTTACTGCGCCAACTTGGCGAACGACTGGGCTGGTGCGTCAACGGACAATGGCAGGGAGACACCTACGACACCTGGACTTTTAGTCTCGATGCCCCCTCGGGCTGCTTCCCTGCTGCCTGGTGGAAGTCGCCCTACGGAGCCAAAATGGTGAATTCGTTTTTGGCTCGATTGATGGCTTGCAGTTTGTAA
- a CDS encoding efflux RND transporter periplasmic adaptor subunit has protein sequence MIGTKGNAHSSQPTLFPGQFGRALMPIAALVVLAACGGGGSGPQADRAVPVDIEPVREALVRDSTVYLANIVSEEFATISPRVSGNLSAVYVRLGDEVSARDPLMQIDAGVSRAELDAARSTVVAREQAMRRQEAALERALAQQRSAEAEVELRQVEFERNTFLQTEGVVSQQALDEASRNIRQAEADVAAQVEAVRESQVAIAEMRAQAEEAEASAQASASQLEFFTIRAPFSGTIGEVPVKVGDFVQTSTVLTTLTQDRALEVEIRIPLERAPQIASGLPVDFLSETDETIGTSEISFIDPRVDNETQSILVKAIYENLDGRLRNSQFVRARVIWSESPGLLVPTSAISRIGGQSFVFVASPAGVESGEAEPVENADEVIAVQTPIQLGAIQGQSYHVKDGLNPGDRIVTSGILKLRNNTPITQLSEAEAENSAEAAS, from the coding sequence GTGATTGGTACGAAAGGTAACGCGCACTCCAGCCAGCCAACCCTGTTTCCAGGCCAATTTGGCCGCGCCTTAATGCCGATCGCTGCCCTAGTCGTACTGGCGGCCTGTGGCGGTGGCGGTAGTGGTCCGCAGGCCGATCGGGCGGTGCCGGTGGACATTGAGCCAGTGCGAGAAGCCCTTGTGCGAGATAGCACAGTGTATCTCGCCAACATCGTGTCTGAGGAATTTGCCACCATTAGCCCGCGCGTGTCGGGCAATCTCAGCGCCGTCTACGTTCGCTTGGGGGATGAGGTCTCAGCAAGAGACCCACTCATGCAAATCGATGCTGGTGTCTCTCGGGCCGAACTCGATGCTGCACGGTCTACCGTAGTTGCCAGAGAGCAGGCGATGCGTCGCCAGGAAGCAGCACTGGAACGCGCCCTGGCCCAACAACGTAGTGCTGAGGCCGAGGTCGAGCTGCGCCAGGTCGAATTCGAGCGCAATACTTTTTTGCAAACAGAAGGAGTGGTTTCGCAGCAAGCTCTGGACGAGGCGAGTCGCAACATTCGTCAGGCGGAAGCAGATGTGGCTGCTCAGGTAGAAGCCGTGCGGGAATCGCAAGTGGCGATCGCCGAGATGCGGGCCCAGGCAGAAGAAGCAGAAGCTTCGGCCCAAGCGAGTGCCTCTCAGCTCGAATTTTTTACGATTCGCGCTCCTTTTAGCGGCACCATCGGTGAAGTTCCGGTCAAAGTGGGCGATTTTGTCCAGACCAGTACAGTGCTGACTACACTGACGCAGGATCGGGCACTGGAAGTGGAAATTCGCATTCCACTCGAACGCGCACCGCAAATTGCTTCGGGGTTGCCGGTGGATTTTTTGAGCGAGACCGACGAGACCATTGGAACCAGCGAAATTTCCTTTATCGACCCAAGGGTGGACAATGAAACCCAGTCCATCTTGGTGAAGGCCATTTACGAAAATTTGGACGGCAGGTTGCGCAATAGCCAATTTGTCCGCGCTCGCGTCATTTGGAGCGAGTCGCCGGGGCTGTTGGTCCCGACTTCAGCTATTTCGCGCATTGGCGGTCAGAGTTTTGTGTTTGTCGCGTCACCTGCAGGGGTCGAGTCTGGCGAAGCGGAGCCTGTCGAGAACGCCGACGAAGTGATTGCAGTACAAACTCCCATCCAACTAGGAGCCATTCAGGGACAAAGCTATCACGTTAAAGATGGCTTAAACCCAGGCGATCGCATTGTCACCAGCGGCATTCTCAAACTGCGTAACAACACACCCATCACCCAACTGTCTGAAGCAGAGGCTGAGAACTCTGCCGAGGCTGCATCCTAA
- a CDS encoding alpha/beta hydrolase — protein MRGIQRYTANWFLSLGVLGCVLLSTSLISFPAQSAEEISIRYRVAQRSISVEDLDTFVTTGEIPRSLQWYANRLTEEEQAILRTVLQRPLAVEPNVITTFVRDPAGESLLRRLLVMFWGGLDDEALFKALRASLVLAATDDTGLTIMNFIQKYPLSQVRIDLNVALEAAEDLKKIIIDSDNIFAAIQQKAIAPSPDQLPPNFTAPGDPGTLTWEKREIAFNNPKRGFQELVTADVYLPQGLDVPAPLIVISHGVASSRATFAYLAEHLASHGFAVAAIEHPDTDALRFQQYINGFAEQPNPKLFVQRPNDITALLDDLEQKIAELPTWQGRLRTDRVGIFGQSLGGYTVLAAGGAQLDFDYLMQSCQDAEKEILPFNLSLLLQCQLQELPQSDGNLRDDRVAAVLAVNPVSSSLFGPRGMSQLQVPIMMVASSHDFVTPAVDEQIVPFTWLETEERYLVFIENGTHFTFLTGSEDAIVELPKQLIGPDPELAQPTMQWMATTFFETYINGSSEHESFLAELLLPSSSGDFEYALTRSFTQADLDAAVRLSE, from the coding sequence ATGCGAGGAATCCAAAGATACACTGCCAACTGGTTTCTCTCTCTAGGGGTTCTCGGTTGCGTGCTACTCTCGACCTCACTCATCAGTTTTCCGGCACAGTCAGCTGAGGAAATCAGCATTAGATATCGTGTCGCGCAGCGATCGATCTCGGTAGAAGATTTAGACACCTTCGTCACAACCGGCGAGATTCCCCGCAGTTTGCAGTGGTATGCCAACCGCCTGACTGAAGAAGAGCAAGCTATTCTGCGTACCGTATTGCAGCGACCTCTTGCAGTTGAGCCCAATGTCATCACAACTTTTGTCAGAGATCCCGCTGGAGAATCTTTGTTGCGACGCCTGCTGGTGATGTTTTGGGGCGGGCTAGACGATGAAGCCCTGTTTAAAGCTCTACGAGCTTCATTGGTTTTGGCCGCTACTGATGACACGGGGCTAACCATTATGAACTTCATCCAAAAATATCCCCTGAGTCAGGTGCGGATCGATTTAAACGTCGCGTTGGAAGCGGCTGAAGACCTCAAGAAAATCATTATTGACAGCGACAACATCTTTGCTGCAATTCAGCAGAAGGCGATCGCTCCATCCCCAGACCAGTTACCGCCGAACTTCACTGCCCCCGGAGATCCCGGAACGCTGACCTGGGAAAAGAGGGAGATTGCGTTTAATAATCCCAAACGGGGCTTCCAAGAATTAGTGACTGCTGATGTCTACTTGCCGCAGGGCCTCGATGTGCCTGCGCCACTCATTGTTATCTCCCACGGCGTTGCCTCCAGCCGTGCCACCTTTGCCTATCTGGCAGAACACCTCGCCTCCCATGGCTTTGCAGTTGCGGCGATCGAACATCCCGATACAGACGCACTTCGATTCCAACAATATATCAATGGTTTCGCCGAGCAACCCAATCCCAAACTCTTTGTACAACGACCCAACGACATCACGGCTCTGCTAGACGATCTCGAGCAAAAGATTGCTGAGCTCCCCACTTGGCAGGGGAGATTGCGTACCGATCGCGTGGGAATTTTCGGCCAATCTTTGGGCGGGTATACCGTTTTGGCTGCTGGCGGGGCCCAACTCGATTTCGATTACCTAATGCAAAGTTGCCAAGACGCTGAAAAAGAAATTCTGCCGTTCAATTTGTCACTTTTATTGCAATGTCAACTGCAGGAATTGCCCCAGTCAGATGGCAACTTGCGCGACGATCGCGTCGCCGCTGTTTTAGCTGTCAACCCAGTCAGTAGCTCGCTCTTCGGCCCTCGCGGCATGAGTCAGCTGCAGGTACCCATCATGATGGTGGCAAGTTCCCATGACTTCGTGACGCCCGCAGTTGACGAGCAAATCGTTCCTTTCACTTGGTTGGAGACCGAAGAACGATACTTGGTTTTTATCGAAAATGGGACCCACTTTACCTTTTTAACAGGCAGTGAAGATGCCATTGTCGAACTTCCCAAGCAACTGATCGGTCCCGATCCGGAACTGGCCCAACCTACAATGCAATGGATGGCGACAACCTTTTTCGAAACGTATATCAACGGGTCGAGCGAACACGAGTCTTTTCTCGCGGAACTCTTGTTGCCGTCAAGCAGCGGGGATTTTGAGTATGCATTAACACGATCGTTTACTCAAGCCGATCTAGACGCAGCTGTGAGGCTGTCTGAGTAA
- a CDS encoding DUF3887 domain-containing protein, whose product MAQQKGFGVAIALAGFFAGAIAPLPVLAQESSATESSELSADIAVRAQVLEERAEEFIDALNQGNFARVRGFIAESLREQFTEATIEQEWQEILETAGPFARRGQSRYEWAVNTDFVAIELEFEHAAGDLLMVFDRQQQIVGLDFPPLRTQTAMEIAEQMVDALAASEFVEARRDLHPVLKGELLPEDLQEKWDRLQAIVGPFQQRLSSEVRQTSELDIVFVTLEFENVTENLLIFVNRERQIVGVDFPRQI is encoded by the coding sequence ATGGCGCAGCAAAAAGGGTTCGGAGTCGCGATCGCCCTCGCAGGATTTTTTGCAGGGGCGATCGCCCCTTTACCAGTCCTAGCCCAAGAGAGTAGTGCAACCGAGTCCAGCGAATTATCGGCAGATATTGCTGTCCGAGCACAAGTTCTGGAGGAGAGAGCAGAAGAGTTTATCGACGCTCTCAATCAGGGCAATTTTGCCCGCGTGCGGGGGTTCATTGCTGAGTCGCTGAGGGAACAATTTACGGAAGCAACCATCGAGCAGGAATGGCAGGAGATTTTGGAGACAGCGGGGCCGTTTGCTCGGCGGGGTCAGTCTCGATACGAATGGGCTGTCAACACCGATTTTGTCGCGATTGAGTTGGAATTTGAACATGCGGCTGGCGATTTATTAATGGTGTTCGATCGCCAGCAACAGATTGTGGGCTTAGATTTCCCGCCGTTACGCACCCAGACGGCGATGGAGATCGCCGAGCAGATGGTCGATGCACTCGCTGCCAGCGAGTTTGTCGAGGCCCGTCGAGACCTACACCCGGTGCTAAAGGGGGAATTGCTGCCGGAAGATCTGCAGGAAAAATGGGATCGCCTGCAGGCGATCGTCGGTCCGTTCCAGCAACGACTGTCTTCAGAAGTACGACAAACATCTGAACTCGACATCGTATTCGTCACATTGGAGTTTGAGAATGTGACTGAGAATTTGCTGATCTTTGTCAATCGGGAGCGACAGATTGTCGGCGTGGATTTTCCCCGACAGATATAG
- a CDS encoding AarF/ABC1/UbiB kinase family protein, with protein sequence MLSRFARITSRQREIVEVVLRNGWGYMRQLLTGRKAGEPVLPPPAVLRNILVELGPVYVKLGQLLSTRPDLLPAAYIDALSDLQANVPPVAWVQVEMLLEEQFADRELEEIFTAIDREPVAAGSIAQIHRATLARGREVAVKIQRPDLDRLVARDIELIKLAADLVASTEFGRTYDIVELANEFAESLQAELNFTQEAKHTDRLRQNLADSRWFEGERLAIPEVIWEVTTDKVLVLEWLEGTSLLSAEMSGKPEAVQKERKAIARLLLRAFFQQICLDGFFHADPHPGNLFYLQGGQIALLDCGMVGNLDPRTQDILVELLLAISTLDSQRCARLILKLSPPETPIRLVSLQNDLTRLLRRYAGVSLAQLNFGQLFYEVLEAARKNQIRVPGNLGLCAKALANLEGVGRSLDPEFDVVAEIRPLATDLLQEQVLGNRPLTTALRALLDIRALSLQSPYQFGLILERFANDTLQWNLSLRELDPLRKSLDDSANRLSFSIVVGALIIGAATIATPDPTSHLFWVGNALFIAASVLGVWLLVEIIRSGGPK encoded by the coding sequence GTGCTATCTCGCTTTGCCCGCATCACTTCCCGTCAAAGGGAAATCGTCGAGGTCGTGCTTCGCAACGGCTGGGGTTACATGCGACAGTTGCTCACCGGTCGCAAGGCCGGAGAACCCGTTCTGCCTCCTCCAGCGGTGTTACGCAATATTTTGGTAGAGCTGGGGCCAGTTTACGTCAAGCTGGGCCAACTGCTCAGCACCCGTCCCGACCTCTTGCCCGCCGCCTACATCGATGCTCTTTCCGACCTACAGGCCAACGTTCCACCGGTAGCGTGGGTGCAGGTGGAAATGCTGCTCGAAGAGCAATTTGCCGATCGCGAGCTAGAGGAGATCTTTACCGCGATCGACCGCGAGCCCGTCGCGGCAGGCTCGATTGCCCAAATTCACCGCGCCACGCTTGCCAGAGGTCGAGAAGTGGCGGTTAAAATTCAGCGCCCCGACCTCGATCGGCTCGTTGCGCGAGATATTGAGCTGATTAAATTGGCGGCTGACTTGGTTGCCTCGACCGAATTCGGTCGTACCTACGACATCGTCGAATTAGCGAATGAATTCGCCGAGTCTCTGCAGGCAGAACTCAACTTTACACAAGAGGCAAAACACACCGATCGACTGCGTCAAAACTTGGCCGACAGTCGCTGGTTTGAGGGGGAAAGACTGGCGATTCCCGAAGTGATTTGGGAGGTCACCACCGACAAAGTGTTGGTGTTGGAATGGCTGGAGGGAACGTCGCTGCTGTCAGCCGAGATGTCTGGCAAACCAGAAGCAGTACAAAAAGAGCGGAAAGCGATCGCCCGTTTGCTGCTGCGGGCCTTCTTTCAGCAAATTTGCCTGGATGGTTTCTTCCATGCCGATCCCCATCCCGGCAATCTGTTTTATCTGCAGGGGGGACAGATCGCCCTACTCGATTGCGGCATGGTGGGCAACCTCGATCCCCGCACCCAAGACATTTTGGTGGAACTGCTGCTGGCCATCTCCACCCTCGATTCCCAACGCTGTGCCCGACTCATTCTCAAACTTTCCCCTCCCGAGACCCCGATTCGGTTGGTGTCTTTGCAAAACGACTTGACGCGCCTGCTCCGCCGCTATGCTGGCGTCAGTCTGGCACAGCTCAATTTCGGGCAGCTCTTTTACGAAGTGCTGGAAGCGGCGCGCAAAAATCAGATTCGCGTACCGGGGAATTTGGGACTCTGTGCGAAGGCCCTCGCCAATCTAGAAGGGGTGGGTCGATCGCTAGACCCAGAGTTTGATGTGGTGGCAGAAATTCGACCGCTGGCCACCGATCTGCTGCAAGAACAAGTGCTGGGCAATCGCCCTCTGACAACTGCGCTGAGGGCACTGCTAGATATTCGCGCGCTCTCGCTGCAATCTCCTTATCAGTTCGGATTAATCTTAGAACGATTCGCCAATGACACATTGCAGTGGAATCTCAGCTTGAGGGAGCTCGATCCCCTGCGCAAAAGTCTCGATGACTCGGCCAACCGCCTGTCCTTCAGTATTGTGGTGGGAGCTCTGATTATTGGAGCTGCTACGATCGCGACCCCCGACCCCACCAGTCACCTGTTTTGGGTTGGCAATGCTCTGTTTATTGCGGCCAGTGTTTTAGGCGTTTGGCTCTTGGTGGAAATTATCCGTTCGGGCGGCCCGAAGTAG